The following are from one region of the Acetobacteroides hydrogenigenes genome:
- the fabF gene encoding beta-ketoacyl-ACP synthase II, translated as MELKRVVVTGIGTINPLGNSIEEYFTNLENGVSGAEMIPYFDTSKFKTKFACTVKNFDPNQHFDRKEVKKLDLYAQYALVAAEQAFADSGLNETNLDPDRGGVIWGSGIGGINTFSQEVKGYVEGDGTPRFSPFFIPKMIADIAAGHISMKYNLRGPNYCTISACASSNHAIIDSFNTIRLGKADVMVTGGSEASVNEAGVGGFNALQALSTRNDEYKTASRPFDTGRDGFVIGEGAGALVLEEYEHAIARGAKIYAEVVGGGMTADAYHLTAPHPEGLGACNSMKLAISDAGIDPSAVDYVNVHGTSTPLGDIAEIKAVKMVFGDHAKNLNISSTKSMTGHLLGATGAIEALACILAITKGIVPPTINNENFDPELDPELNYTLNKAQKREVNYALSNTFGFGGHNATVILKKFSK; from the coding sequence ATGGAATTAAAAAGAGTTGTAGTTACTGGTATTGGAACAATCAACCCACTGGGAAATTCAATCGAAGAATACTTCACCAACCTCGAGAACGGCGTTAGTGGAGCAGAGATGATACCCTATTTCGATACATCCAAGTTTAAAACAAAATTTGCCTGTACAGTTAAGAACTTTGACCCCAACCAGCACTTCGATCGTAAAGAAGTTAAGAAGTTAGATTTGTATGCACAGTATGCTTTAGTAGCCGCTGAGCAAGCATTCGCAGATTCTGGCCTTAACGAAACAAATTTAGATCCAGATAGAGGTGGTGTAATTTGGGGGTCTGGAATTGGTGGAATTAACACCTTCTCCCAAGAAGTAAAGGGATATGTCGAGGGTGATGGAACCCCTCGATTTAGCCCCTTCTTCATTCCTAAGATGATTGCAGACATCGCTGCAGGTCATATTTCCATGAAGTATAACCTCCGTGGTCCAAATTACTGCACCATTTCGGCATGTGCATCTTCTAACCATGCTATTATCGATTCCTTCAACACAATTCGTTTAGGCAAAGCCGATGTTATGGTCACAGGAGGATCAGAAGCATCAGTAAACGAAGCTGGCGTAGGAGGTTTTAATGCACTTCAAGCCCTTTCTACTCGTAACGATGAATACAAAACAGCCTCTCGTCCTTTTGACACTGGCCGCGATGGATTTGTAATTGGAGAAGGTGCTGGCGCTCTGGTTCTAGAAGAATACGAGCACGCAATTGCCCGTGGAGCAAAAATCTATGCAGAAGTTGTTGGCGGCGGAATGACTGCTGATGCTTATCACCTTACAGCCCCACATCCAGAAGGCCTTGGAGCATGCAACTCTATGAAGTTGGCAATCAGCGATGCTGGTATCGATCCTTCTGCTGTTGATTATGTAAACGTTCATGGAACATCGACCCCTCTCGGCGACATCGCTGAGATTAAGGCCGTAAAAATGGTGTTTGGCGATCATGCTAAAAACCTAAACATCAGTTCTACAAAATCTATGACCGGACACCTTTTAGGTGCAACGGGTGCTATTGAGGCGCTAGCCTGTATCTTAGCGATTACCAAAGGAATAGTTCCACCAACCATCAACAACGAAAACTTCGACCCAGAGCTCGACCCTGAGTTGAACTATACCCTAAACAAGGCTCAAAAGCGCGAGGTTAACTACGCACTAAGCAATACATTTGGGTTTGGTGGCCACAATGCAACTGTTATCCTTAAGAAATTTTCTAAGTAG
- a CDS encoding carboxymuconolactone decarboxylase family protein has protein sequence MYNNTAIELLQELNISGDTLYPSLKALSDANSKYLRDLKLNVKTSLASEALGEKDTLLVAYAIAVNAKNRALQEAFYAKALAAGSTNDEVGEAAAIASLLSANNVLYRFRHFSDNKKYAELPARIRMNIMMSPILGKELFELISLAVSSVNGCEVCVNSHEHSVRELGASEEKIFDAIRVAAIVTSLDRIIG, from the coding sequence ATGTACAACAACACAGCCATAGAACTCTTACAGGAACTCAACATAAGCGGAGACACCCTATATCCTTCGTTAAAAGCGCTATCCGACGCCAATAGCAAATATCTTAGAGACCTTAAGCTTAACGTAAAAACATCACTAGCATCCGAAGCTTTAGGCGAAAAAGATACACTGCTTGTAGCCTATGCTATTGCAGTAAATGCAAAAAATCGCGCCCTACAAGAAGCTTTTTACGCTAAAGCGCTCGCAGCCGGATCTACTAACGACGAGGTAGGCGAAGCAGCTGCAATAGCGTCATTGCTAAGTGCAAACAACGTTCTATATCGCTTTCGCCATTTCAGCGACAATAAGAAATATGCTGAGCTACCAGCCCGCATTCGCATGAACATCATGATGAGCCCGATTCTAGGGAAAGAGTTGTTCGAGCTCATAAGCTTAGCCGTTTCGTCTGTAAATGGATGCGAAGTTTGTGTAAACTCTCACGAGCATTCGGTAAGGGAACTCGGTGCTAGCGAAGAAAAAATATTCGATGCAATTAGAGTAGCAGCCATAGTAACATCACTTGACAGAATAATTGGTTAA
- the purN gene encoding phosphoribosylglycinamide formyltransferase, producing MKKIAVLVSGSGSNAENLVNYFRKGDLARVSIILSNKKDAFALVRAQRLGVPSLYFDRNDFYNSSKILETLKEQEIDWIVLAGFLWLVPSDILAAYEGRIVNIHPALLPKYGGKGMYGMKVHCAVVENGEKETGITIHYVNSRYDEGGMIFQAKTEVLPTDTPEMVAEKVHALEYEHFPKVVAQIIAEQ from the coding sequence ATGAAAAAAATTGCCGTGCTTGTATCTGGATCTGGCAGCAATGCTGAAAATTTAGTGAATTACTTTCGAAAAGGTGATTTAGCTCGTGTTTCAATCATCCTTTCCAATAAAAAAGATGCCTTTGCGTTAGTGCGTGCTCAGCGTTTAGGTGTTCCTTCGTTGTACTTTGATAGGAATGATTTTTACAACTCCTCTAAAATTTTAGAAACGCTTAAGGAGCAAGAGATTGATTGGATTGTGCTGGCTGGTTTTTTGTGGCTTGTTCCGAGCGATATTTTGGCTGCTTACGAGGGGCGAATCGTAAATATTCATCCTGCATTACTTCCTAAGTATGGAGGGAAGGGTATGTACGGTATGAAAGTTCATTGTGCAGTGGTTGAAAATGGCGAAAAAGAGACGGGAATTACGATCCACTATGTTAATAGTCGATACGATGAGGGGGGCATGATCTTTCAAGCAAAAACGGAGGTTCTTCCTACTGATACACCAGAAATGGTAGCAGAAAAGGTACATGCTCTCGAATACGAGCACTTCCCGAAAGTGGTAGCGCAAATTATTGCGGAGCAGTAG
- a CDS encoding Dps family protein gives MKKNINAIGLDVEKSTALAAGLNDLLANYQLFYQNLRGFHWNIKGEKFFELHLKFEEFYNDVILKVDEIAERILTLGSTPLHTFSDYLAKSEIREEKNLSDSASTVESTLNSFKVLIVKERAMLSNAQQFGDEGTATLMSDYISQQEKTVWMLSAYQNR, from the coding sequence ATGAAGAAGAACATAAATGCAATAGGTCTAGACGTTGAAAAATCAACCGCACTAGCAGCAGGCTTAAACGATCTTCTTGCCAACTACCAGCTTTTTTACCAGAACCTAAGAGGGTTTCACTGGAACATTAAAGGTGAGAAATTCTTCGAACTTCACCTAAAGTTCGAGGAATTCTACAACGATGTAATCCTTAAGGTTGATGAGATCGCAGAACGAATACTAACACTCGGATCAACACCACTACACACCTTTAGCGACTACTTGGCCAAATCTGAGATACGCGAAGAGAAAAACCTTAGCGACTCGGCATCAACAGTAGAGTCAACGCTTAACAGCTTCAAAGTTCTTATCGTTAAAGAAAGAGCGATGCTAAGCAATGCGCAGCAATTTGGCGACGAAGGAACAGCAACCCTAATGAGCGACTACATCTCGCAACAAGAAAAAACGGTTTGGATGCTATCCGCATACCAAAATCGATAA
- a CDS encoding carbohydrate porin has product MKAKLVTSILFGILLSNVGKAQNDSTSFCAPLSCEVSYIGDVVGNFKGGIKRQSTYLGLANVHLSLNTQNAGWWRGGELHLNLANTHGGMPSDDFIGDFQGVTNIEAGDRTFFQELWFCQSFGKLSASVGIKDMNAEFSVNEFGGTFINSSFALHSTFTDNISASIFPNTGLGGVLSYSFDSTHTARLGVFDGDPGFMTIHPANFKSPFGGNDGVMAIGEYTYNKGIALDETGSYKMGVYFHSHNSNEDVLNNRQSGHNYGFYFIGNQRFTSSFAGHRILDGFLQLSYSPVESNTNQFYGGVGLILRGLCSEDCSDELGIAMACAKFKGLHYSNEKIVELHYKCPICSHFYIQPDIQYVINPSRFDVATPNALVGILRVGIEI; this is encoded by the coding sequence ATGAAAGCAAAGTTAGTAACCTCGATTCTCTTCGGAATTCTTTTGTCGAATGTAGGGAAGGCTCAAAATGACTCTACCTCGTTTTGCGCACCTCTTTCGTGCGAAGTATCGTACATTGGCGATGTTGTTGGTAATTTTAAGGGTGGCATTAAGCGGCAGAGTACCTATTTGGGGTTGGCCAACGTTCATCTATCGTTGAATACGCAAAATGCAGGATGGTGGCGTGGTGGAGAGCTTCATCTAAACCTTGCCAATACCCATGGAGGGATGCCATCCGATGATTTTATTGGCGATTTTCAGGGCGTAACCAATATTGAAGCTGGCGATCGCACCTTTTTTCAGGAGCTATGGTTCTGTCAATCGTTTGGAAAGCTATCAGCTAGCGTTGGCATTAAGGATATGAACGCGGAGTTTTCCGTGAATGAGTTTGGCGGTACTTTTATAAACTCGTCGTTTGCTTTACACTCTACTTTTACCGATAATATATCCGCATCGATATTCCCGAATACCGGATTAGGTGGTGTTTTGTCGTACAGCTTCGATTCTACCCATACGGCCCGTCTTGGAGTCTTTGATGGCGATCCTGGTTTTATGACCATACACCCTGCGAACTTTAAGTCGCCTTTCGGGGGCAACGATGGCGTTATGGCCATTGGCGAGTATACCTATAATAAAGGTATAGCTCTCGACGAAACTGGCTCGTACAAGATGGGCGTTTACTTCCACAGCCATAACTCGAATGAGGATGTTCTAAACAACCGTCAAAGCGGGCACAACTACGGTTTTTACTTTATCGGGAACCAGCGCTTTACCTCCTCGTTTGCAGGACATCGTATCCTAGACGGTTTTCTTCAGCTTTCCTACAGTCCGGTGGAGAGCAATACCAACCAGTTTTATGGTGGAGTTGGTCTAATTCTTCGTGGGTTGTGCTCCGAGGATTGTTCCGACGAGTTGGGCATTGCAATGGCCTGTGCCAAGTTTAAGGGGCTGCACTATTCGAATGAGAAGATTGTGGAGCTTCACTATAAATGTCCTATATGCAGCCATTTCTACATCCAGCCCGATATTCAGTACGTGATCAACCCCTCGCGGTTTGACGTTGCAACCCCCAATGCGCTGGTGGGCATATTGAGGGTGGGGATAGAGATATAG
- a CDS encoding hydrogen peroxide-inducible genes activator has protein sequence MVSLVQLEYIVAIDTYRHFATAADKCFVTQPTLSMQIKKMEDELGVSIFDRTKQPIIPTDVGKEIIEQARTILREAKGIEAIVANHRKEIAGELRIGVIPSLAPYLLPLFMNSLANEHPNLQLKVREMITDDIEEALKKDLIDVGILVTPLHNPTIKEEVLFYEEIMVYASEGHIFTEKPAIAVKELAAPDLWLLSSGHCFRSQVLNLCSYHDTHRHSLPFEYESGSFETLVKMIDRNGGFTLLPELAVSELNDDRKVRVRTFIDMVPLREVGLVYARSYAKRNLLNKLKEHIQRSVPAHMLSKERGTIIEFR, from the coding sequence ATGGTGTCGTTAGTACAGCTCGAATATATTGTTGCGATAGATACCTATCGCCATTTTGCGACTGCAGCCGATAAATGCTTTGTGACCCAGCCTACGCTGAGCATGCAGATCAAAAAGATGGAGGACGAACTGGGTGTTTCCATCTTCGACAGGACCAAGCAGCCCATTATCCCTACCGATGTTGGTAAGGAAATTATTGAGCAGGCTCGGACAATCCTCCGTGAGGCAAAAGGGATAGAGGCCATCGTGGCCAACCATCGAAAGGAGATTGCCGGGGAGCTGCGGATTGGTGTAATACCATCTCTAGCTCCATACCTACTCCCCCTATTTATGAATTCGTTGGCGAACGAGCATCCCAACTTGCAGCTAAAGGTTCGAGAGATGATTACCGATGATATTGAGGAGGCTCTGAAGAAGGACCTGATTGATGTTGGCATTTTGGTTACGCCCTTACATAATCCAACCATCAAGGAGGAGGTCTTATTTTACGAGGAGATTATGGTATATGCCAGCGAAGGGCATATCTTTACGGAAAAACCGGCAATAGCGGTGAAGGAGCTGGCTGCTCCTGATCTCTGGCTGCTTAGCAGCGGGCATTGCTTCCGTTCGCAGGTGCTCAACCTCTGCTCGTACCACGATACGCATCGTCATTCATTGCCTTTTGAGTACGAAAGCGGCTCTTTCGAGACATTGGTAAAGATGATCGACCGTAACGGGGGCTTTACGCTGCTTCCCGAGCTGGCCGTATCGGAGCTAAACGATGATCGAAAGGTTAGGGTTCGCACTTTCATAGATATGGTGCCGCTCCGAGAGGTTGGGTTGGTGTACGCCCGCAGCTACGCCAAACGTAATCTGCTAAATAAGCTTAAGGAGCACATTCAAAGATCGGTTCCAGCGCATATGCTGTCGAAGGAGCGGGGAACGATAATCGAATTTAGGTAG
- the rnc gene encoding ribonuclease III, translating to MLNKLLHSVKIAFSKDKKLHLALREMFDLYPSNISLYKVAITHKSVLNTHHPVIHNERLEFLGDAVLDLVVADFLYEEYQNKSEGFLTKMRAKIVSRSTLNQLSIDIGIPSLLVLHTNPNHQVKHIYGDALEALIGAIYLDKGYVYTKKLLLKFIRNHIDFSRLEHTETDFKSRLIEWGQKNKKEFTFEFHECFVEDIKSITFTASILLGSFVVGKGVGQSKKEAEQNAAREALSTIADHLSLNLN from the coding sequence TTGCTCAATAAGTTACTACATTCGGTAAAGATCGCCTTTTCTAAGGACAAGAAGTTACACTTGGCGCTTAGAGAAATGTTCGATCTTTACCCATCTAACATTTCCCTGTACAAGGTTGCTATTACGCACAAATCGGTACTAAACACCCACCACCCAGTTATTCATAACGAGAGATTGGAATTTTTGGGAGATGCAGTTCTCGATTTAGTAGTAGCAGATTTTCTTTACGAAGAATACCAGAACAAAAGCGAAGGGTTTCTTACTAAGATGCGGGCAAAAATAGTCAGCCGATCTACCCTTAACCAGCTATCCATTGACATCGGTATTCCATCTCTACTGGTACTCCATACCAATCCCAATCATCAGGTAAAGCACATTTACGGCGATGCCCTAGAAGCATTGATAGGCGCTATTTATCTCGACAAGGGGTATGTTTACACAAAAAAACTCCTTCTCAAATTTATACGCAATCATATCGACTTTAGCCGCTTAGAGCACACCGAGACCGACTTTAAAAGTCGGCTTATCGAATGGGGGCAAAAAAACAAAAAGGAGTTTACATTTGAATTTCACGAATGCTTTGTTGAAGATATAAAGTCTATTACTTTTACAGCAAGCATCCTTCTTGGATCATTTGTAGTTGGCAAAGGTGTTGGACAGTCAAAAAAAGAAGCAGAACAAAATGCAGCTCGCGAAGCACTAAGCACAATTGCAGACCACCTTTCGTTGAACCTTAACTAG
- a CDS encoding peroxiredoxin, whose translation MSNRILSVGSTFPEFSKPAVVSLEHGKEFATFTSEDHKKEGKWMVMFWWPMDFTFVCPTEIAEFNKASGEFFDRNTVLIGASTDSEFVHLAWRNNHNDLRNLQFPMLADTSKSLAEELGILEANSKVAYRVTYIVDPQGIIRFVSVNDLSVGRNVKEVLRVLDALQTDELCPCNWEKGQATIQK comes from the coding sequence ATGTCAAACAGAATTTTAAGCGTAGGAAGCACATTCCCCGAATTTAGCAAACCAGCAGTAGTATCGTTAGAGCACGGTAAAGAGTTTGCCACCTTTACCTCCGAAGATCATAAGAAAGAAGGCAAATGGATGGTGATGTTCTGGTGGCCTATGGACTTTACCTTCGTATGTCCAACAGAAATTGCCGAATTCAACAAGGCATCAGGCGAGTTTTTCGATCGCAATACGGTTCTTATAGGTGCATCTACCGATTCTGAATTCGTGCATCTTGCATGGCGCAACAACCATAACGACTTACGCAACCTCCAATTCCCAATGCTAGCAGACACCTCTAAGTCTTTAGCCGAAGAACTCGGAATCCTTGAGGCAAACTCTAAAGTAGCATATCGCGTAACCTACATTGTAGACCCACAAGGAATTATCCGCTTTGTAAGCGTAAACGACCTAAGCGTAGGCCGAAATGTTAAAGAAGTTCTTCGCGTTCTTGACGCTCTTCAAACTGATGAGCTATGCCCTTGCAACTGGGAGAAAGGCCAAGCAACCATACAAAAATAA
- a CDS encoding helix-turn-helix domain-containing protein — translation MIRINLQHVLWLKNVHDARKYFVSKGINSTTAYRYARMTNKRFTFKELETLCLMFDCTPNDVFEWVPKREHANQGYALEKLIRAQEEESLIHVIAKLPVEELMDVKRYILEKSKSSKEVR, via the coding sequence ATGATTCGTATCAACCTACAGCATGTGCTATGGCTAAAAAATGTACACGATGCACGGAAATATTTCGTAAGCAAGGGCATAAACAGCACCACCGCCTACCGCTATGCCCGAATGACGAATAAGCGCTTTACCTTTAAGGAGCTGGAGACGCTCTGCCTGATGTTTGACTGTACGCCCAACGATGTATTCGAGTGGGTTCCCAAACGAGAACATGCCAACCAAGGCTATGCGCTCGAAAAGCTAATCAGAGCGCAGGAGGAGGAGTCGCTTATACATGTAATCGCCAAGCTGCCCGTAGAGGAGCTTATGGATGTAAAAAGGTACATCCTCGAAAAGAGTAAAAGCAGCAAAGAGGTTCGGTAG
- a CDS encoding acyl carrier protein, translating to MSDIASKVKAIIVEKLGVDENEVVPAASFTNDLGADSLDTVELIMEFEKEFSISIPDEDAEKIGTVGDAISYIEQHVK from the coding sequence ATGTCTGATATCGCATCAAAAGTAAAAGCTATCATTGTTGAGAAGCTTGGCGTAGACGAAAATGAAGTTGTTCCAGCAGCTAGCTTCACCAACGACCTAGGCGCTGACTCACTTGACACTGTTGAGCTGATCATGGAATTTGAAAAGGAATTTAGCATTTCTATTCCTGACGAAGATGCTGAAAAGATCGGCACTGTTGGCGATGCAATTTCTTACATCGAGCAACACGTAAAGTAA
- a CDS encoding IPExxxVDY family protein: protein MGAKKPVSKSLQKVKLVEQPNHTLTLFAICTTENGYRLSWLLNSALSLNLQRQELNFEELPPVISKLDIFAEAQNNGAILLPNKLEPSKFITSKHKQFDYLLVLHQQLTDKDITLIESTLKKIPGIVATIQITELEKKIVEFVNLF, encoded by the coding sequence ATGGGGGCAAAGAAACCTGTATCGAAATCGTTACAAAAGGTAAAACTCGTTGAGCAGCCCAATCATACGCTTACCCTATTTGCCATATGTACTACAGAAAACGGCTACAGGCTAAGTTGGTTACTTAATTCAGCACTTTCGTTAAATCTTCAACGCCAAGAACTAAACTTCGAAGAGCTCCCTCCTGTAATCAGTAAATTAGACATTTTTGCTGAGGCACAAAATAACGGAGCCATACTTCTTCCCAACAAGCTTGAGCCTTCCAAATTTATAACATCAAAGCATAAACAGTTTGATTATCTTTTAGTCCTGCATCAGCAGCTAACAGATAAGGACATTACGCTCATAGAATCAACCTTAAAAAAAATTCCTGGCATAGTTGCAACTATACAAATTACTGAACTTGAAAAAAAAATAGTTGAATTTGTTAATCTATTTTAG
- a CDS encoding MutS-related protein: MVMNEVQQAYLSRIERLEEQRSLALRRGKRLMWLRLLSFCAAIAALFALFSISVVAATAASLLFLALFALVAIRDVKNQRHISYLDNLITINRDELAAIEGNFAVFDSGQEFFDVKHPYSYDFDIFGQQSIFQMVCRATTVSGKRALASRLQHPLPLNTIDDNLEAVAVLADEVEWRQDFYEAGKRYSASSSNIKSVLEWISIPEKMFESRWLRAILYIMPPITIALAVLWALDILPGVFLLAYGIHLMVYGKFGNGIGIIQSKVSRADSEMRSYSSLLLHIEKASFDGPTLNALKKELELEGERSSEVMKELSRLVNKLDYRLYWPFMITLGVLLFWDFRVALKMEKWKRKYAPLAQNWVDAVGEMEALTSLATLCYNNPDWTFPKICDGYFTVDAEDAAHPLIPKKQRVANNFRVEEHEKVLLLTGSNMAGKSTFLRTLGVNMVLAYAGSVVCAEKFWVSYVPLRSSMRITDSLVENTSSFYAEIKRLGEIVQAVKEGERPFLLLDEILRGTNSNDRHIGSRALIDLLVEYGVCGIIATHDLTLAQAKETYPEALTNYHFDVQVDANDELFFDYKVKTGICTSLNASILMRKIGLKV; encoded by the coding sequence ATGGTGATGAATGAGGTACAGCAGGCATACTTAAGCAGGATTGAGCGGCTCGAAGAACAACGATCGTTAGCCCTTAGGCGCGGTAAGCGGCTGATGTGGCTACGCCTGCTCTCCTTTTGTGCGGCGATAGCAGCGCTGTTTGCGCTATTCTCCATTTCAGTGGTAGCAGCAACGGCAGCAAGCCTCCTGTTTCTAGCGCTATTCGCCCTGGTTGCCATTCGAGATGTGAAGAACCAGCGCCATATCAGCTACCTCGACAATCTGATTACCATTAATAGGGATGAGCTTGCTGCCATCGAGGGCAATTTCGCGGTGTTCGATTCGGGACAGGAGTTCTTCGACGTTAAGCATCCCTACTCGTACGATTTCGACATCTTCGGACAGCAAAGCATCTTTCAGATGGTTTGTAGGGCCACCACCGTAAGCGGAAAGAGAGCGCTTGCATCCCGGCTGCAGCATCCGCTGCCTCTAAATACGATTGACGACAATCTGGAGGCCGTTGCCGTGCTGGCAGATGAGGTGGAGTGGCGGCAGGACTTCTACGAGGCGGGCAAGCGCTACTCGGCGTCCTCCTCCAACATCAAAAGCGTGCTCGAGTGGATAAGCATCCCCGAAAAGATGTTCGAAAGCCGATGGCTACGAGCTATCCTATATATAATGCCGCCCATCACCATCGCTCTGGCCGTACTGTGGGCGCTCGATATCCTTCCGGGAGTATTCCTGCTAGCGTACGGCATCCACCTAATGGTTTACGGCAAGTTCGGGAATGGCATTGGCATCATCCAAAGCAAGGTGAGCCGCGCCGATAGCGAGATGAGGAGCTACTCGTCGCTGCTGCTGCATATCGAAAAGGCCAGCTTTGACGGCCCAACGCTTAACGCGCTAAAAAAGGAGCTGGAGCTGGAGGGCGAGCGCTCGTCGGAGGTGATGAAGGAGCTCTCGCGGCTCGTTAACAAGCTCGATTACCGCCTATACTGGCCGTTTATGATTACCCTTGGGGTGCTTCTCTTTTGGGATTTCAGAGTGGCCCTTAAGATGGAAAAGTGGAAGCGCAAGTACGCCCCACTGGCCCAAAATTGGGTTGACGCGGTTGGCGAGATGGAGGCGCTGACCTCTTTGGCAACGCTCTGCTACAACAATCCGGATTGGACATTCCCCAAAATATGCGATGGCTACTTTACGGTAGACGCCGAGGATGCTGCCCATCCGCTTATCCCCAAAAAGCAGCGCGTGGCCAACAACTTTAGGGTCGAAGAGCACGAAAAGGTGCTGCTGCTCACCGGCTCGAACATGGCGGGCAAGAGCACATTCCTGCGAACGCTAGGCGTAAACATGGTGCTGGCCTACGCAGGAAGCGTGGTATGTGCCGAAAAGTTCTGGGTGAGCTACGTGCCGCTGCGCAGCAGCATGCGGATAACCGACTCGCTGGTCGAAAACACCTCGTCGTTCTATGCCGAGATTAAAAGGCTGGGCGAGATCGTGCAGGCGGTTAAAGAAGGAGAAAGACCCTTCCTCCTACTCGATGAGATCCTGCGCGGCACCAACTCCAACGACCGCCATATCGGCTCGCGTGCCCTCATCGACCTGCTGGTGGAGTACGGCGTGTGCGGCATCATCGCCACGCACGACCTTACCCTTGCCCAAGCAAAGGAAACCTACCCCGAAGCGCTCACCAACTACCACTTCGACGTGCAGGTGGATGCCAACGACGAGCTTTTCTTCGACTATAAGGTTAAGACAGGCATCTGCACCAGCCTAAACGCCTCCATACTGATGCGGAAGATTGGGCTGAAGGTATAG